The Coffea arabica cultivar ET-39 chromosome 9e, Coffea Arabica ET-39 HiFi, whole genome shotgun sequence genome has a window encoding:
- the LOC140014680 gene encoding uncharacterized protein, which yields MGENVSAILQRKLPPKCGDPGMFTIPCKIGGTPIRKAILDLGASINVMPKTIYASLNLGPLKGTSIIIQLADRTNAYLEGLVEDVLVLVSELVFPTDFYVLDMRDERSLNPSPIFLGRPFLSTVRTKLDMNEGTLSMEFDGEIVNFNIFDAMKYPDEANSVFTLSVIEPLVHDTFELDGDDVLAVALAKHLELGATLDVEINDELYRAVEALHSLPPISPRYELTSLFVPKTQAKLLPSVMQAPELELNPLPKHLKYAFLGDNETLPVIISAHLSPRQEDNLIRLLRYHKEAIGWSIADIKGISPSLCMHRIRLEDDAKPVRQAQR from the coding sequence ATGGGAGAAAATGTGTCAGCTATACTCCAAAGGAAACTCCCACCAAAATGTGGAGACCCAGGTATGTTCACCATTCCCTGCAAAATAGGAGGTACCCCAATTAGGAAAGCGATATTGGATTTGGGGGCGTCAATTAATGTTATGCCTAAGACAATTTATGCCTCCCTTAATCTTGGGCCATTAAAAGGCACAAGCATTATAATCCAACTAGCAGACCGTACCAACGCTTACCTAGAAGGGTTAGTTGAAGATGTTTTAGTACTGGTCAGTGAGTTAGTCTTTCCTACAGATTTCTATGTCCTAGATATGAGAGATGAGAGGTCATTAAATCCGTCACCTATTTTTCTAGGTAGACCATTTTTAAGCACTGTTAGGACAAAATTAGATATGAATGAGGGTACTTTGTcgatggaatttgatggtgaaATTGTCAATTTCAATATCTTTGATGCGATGAAATACCCGGATGAGGCTAACTCTGTTTTTACTTTGAGTGTTATTGAACCCCTTGTACATGACACATTTGAATTGGATGGGGACGATGTACTGGCAGTGGCATTGGCCAAACATCTTGAGTTGGGAGCAACTCTTGATGTAGAAATAAATGATGAGTTATACCGAGCAGTTGAAGCACTGCATTCGCTCCCACCAATTTCTCCAAGGTATGAGCTTACTTCTCTCTTTGTACCAAAAACTCAGGCGAAATTGTTGCCTTCTGTTATGCAGGCACCTGAGTTGGAGCTCAATCCTCTCCCAAAGCACTTGAAGTATGCATTTCTCGGAGACAATGAGACGCTACCAGTCATCATATCTGCTCACCTGTCACCAAGACAAGAAGACAACCTTATTCGTCTTCTTCGATATCATAAGGAGGCGATTGGGTGGAGCATAGCAGACATTAAGGGAATTAGCCCCTCCTTATGCATGCATCGGATCCGACTTGAGGATGATGCAAAGCCGGTAAGACAGGCGCAACGGTGA